The window TCAGCTACTAAACAATATTCTGTATTTGACTATGTTAGTATGTCAGGTGCTTTATTAGGAGTTTCTTTGCCAATTTTCTGGCTAGGTTTGATGTTAATTTGGATTTTTGCTTTAAAATTAGGGTGGTTCCCAGCATCAGCCAGACTTAGTGTAGGGATAGAATTGGAGACAATTACAAATTTTTATGTAATAGACAGTATTATAACAGGAAATTGGACAGCACTAAAAGATGTACTTTGGCATTTAATGTTGCCTGGACTAGCCTTAGGTACGATTCCGATGGCAATTATTGCCCGTATGACTCGTTCTAGTATGTTAGAGGTATTAGGTAACGATTATATTAGAACTGCTTATGCTAAAGGACTAAGTGAACGAGTAGTCGTTTATAAACATGCTTTAAAGAATGCTTTAATTCCAATTATTACTGTAGTTGGTCTACAAGCAGGAGTTTTATTAGGTGGAGCGGTAATGACTGAAACCATCTTTTCTTGGCCAGGAGTAGGTAAATACTCCTTTGATGCCATTATGGCTAGGGATTTCCCAGTAGTACAAGGATGTATTTTAGTCTTATCGATAACTTTCGTAGTTATAAATTTAATAGTAGATATTATTTATTCCTTTGTAGATCCTAGAATTGAGTATAATTAAGGAGGTGTAATAATGGTACAGGCTAGTATTGAGGCTAAACAAAATTC is drawn from Selenihalanaerobacter shriftii and contains these coding sequences:
- a CDS encoding ABC transporter permease, whose protein sequence is MLTYILRRLLFLVPIIIGVSIVVFMMVHLIPGDPAQIMLGERASHEDLKRLRDELGLNDPLYQQYFRFLKRIARGDLGTSIMTRNPVGEELLHRYPATIELSLFSMIIAVLIGVPAGIISATKQYSVFDYVSMSGALLGVSLPIFWLGLMLIWIFALKLGWFPASARLSVGIELETITNFYVIDSIITGNWTALKDVLWHLMLPGLALGTIPMAIIARMTRSSMLEVLGNDYIRTAYAKGLSERVVVYKHALKNALIPIITVVGLQAGVLLGGAVMTETIFSWPGVGKYSFDAIMARDFPVVQGCILVLSITFVVINLIVDIIYSFVDPRIEYN